One stretch of Comamonas testosteroni DNA includes these proteins:
- the thiD gene encoding bifunctional hydroxymethylpyrimidine kinase/phosphomethylpyrimidine kinase produces MALNPISSTPPRRTRQEEATESAPVCVLSFNSSDPSGASGLSADIATISSIGGHALPVACGAYARDTARIYEHFALDDDAVTEQARMVLEDIAVTAIKVGFAGSPANLAAIATISSDYPDIPIISYMPDLSWWEDDKQDQYLDAFKELVLPQTSVLVGNHNTLWRWLLPDWENSRAPTARDIAMAAEALEVPYVLVTGIPLPDQFVDNVLTTAQSVLGNSKYEMFDATFTGAGDTLSAAITALLATGNDLGAATLEALEYLDHSLDAGFRPGMGHYLPDRLFWAQPTEDEESEDEQAEDSTDDEPDSKPIEGFVIPSHDTKH; encoded by the coding sequence ATGGCATTGAACCCCATCTCCTCCACTCCCCCTCGCCGCACCCGCCAGGAAGAAGCGACAGAATCAGCACCCGTCTGCGTGCTGTCTTTCAACAGCAGTGACCCCAGCGGAGCCAGCGGGCTCTCGGCCGACATCGCCACCATCTCCTCCATCGGCGGTCATGCACTGCCGGTGGCCTGCGGCGCCTACGCCAGAGACACGGCCCGCATCTACGAGCACTTTGCACTCGACGATGACGCGGTGACCGAGCAGGCACGCATGGTGCTGGAGGACATTGCCGTCACCGCCATCAAGGTCGGCTTTGCAGGCAGCCCTGCCAACCTGGCCGCCATTGCCACGATCTCATCGGACTACCCCGACATTCCCATCATCAGCTACATGCCGGACCTGTCCTGGTGGGAGGATGACAAGCAGGATCAGTACCTCGACGCGTTCAAGGAGCTTGTCCTGCCTCAAACCTCGGTGTTGGTTGGAAACCACAACACGCTGTGGCGCTGGCTGCTGCCGGACTGGGAAAACAGCCGTGCGCCTACGGCGCGCGACATCGCCATGGCCGCTGAGGCGCTGGAAGTGCCTTATGTACTGGTGACAGGCATCCCCCTGCCCGACCAGTTCGTGGACAACGTGCTGACCACGGCCCAGTCCGTATTGGGCAACAGCAAGTACGAGATGTTTGACGCCACGTTCACAGGTGCCGGTGATACCCTGTCCGCAGCGATTACGGCCCTGCTGGCCACCGGCAACGACCTGGGCGCAGCAACCCTGGAGGCGCTGGAATATCTGGACCACAGCCTGGATGCCGGTTTTCGCCCCGGCATGGGCCACTATCTGCCGGATCGTCTTTTCTGGGCCCAGCCCACCGAGGACGAGGAGTCCGAAGACGAGCAGGCCGAAGACTCCACCGATGACGAACCCGACTCCAAGCCGATTGAAGGCTTTGTGATTCCCTCTCATGACACAAAACACTGA
- a CDS encoding rubredoxin, producing the protein MCLTCGWLYDEAQGCPEHGIAPNTRWEDVPMNWTCPECGARKEDFEMVEI; encoded by the coding sequence ATGTGTTTGACCTGTGGCTGGCTTTATGACGAAGCCCAAGGTTGCCCCGAACATGGAATTGCTCCAAACACCCGCTGGGAAGATGTGCCCATGAACTGGACATGCCCGGAATGCGGTGCACGCAAAGAAGATTTTGAAATGGTGGAAATCTGA
- a CDS encoding response regulator: protein MTASGAPLRVLVVDDSNTIRRSAEIFLKQGGHEVLLADDGFDALSKVNDYQPQLIFCDILMPKLDGYQTCAIIKRNARFANTPVVMLSSKDGVFDKARGRMVGCQDYLTKPFTKDQLLQAVQQFALQAADVGAA from the coding sequence GTGACAGCATCTGGTGCGCCTTTGCGCGTTCTGGTCGTGGATGACAGCAACACCATCCGCCGCAGCGCTGAAATTTTCCTCAAGCAAGGTGGTCACGAAGTTCTTCTGGCCGATGATGGCTTCGATGCCCTGTCCAAGGTCAATGACTACCAGCCCCAGCTCATCTTCTGCGACATTCTGATGCCCAAGCTCGATGGCTATCAGACCTGCGCCATCATCAAGCGCAATGCTCGCTTTGCCAATACGCCCGTCGTGATGCTGTCATCCAAGGACGGTGTATTCGACAAGGCTCGAGGTCGCATGGTGGGCTGCCAAGACTATCTGACCAAACCATTTACCAAAGATCAATTGCTGCAAGCCGTACAACAGTTCGCGCTGCAAGCTGCAGATGTGGGAGCTGCATGA
- a CDS encoding chemotaxis protein CheW: MANREALRDLQSRLAGRLQAARSEGVSVAAWLAVQAGGRDYLLPLNQAGEIFPWTGVQPVPYTQAWFLGIANLRGALMGVVDLAQLLGHGNVRNEQELMDCSLLAFNPALEVNAALLVDRLLGLRAADAFSKAEPAPEHSPSFFGAVHIDASGRRWQELKLQSLSQTAKFLSIRA; the protein is encoded by the coding sequence ATGGCGAACCGTGAAGCCCTCCGAGATCTTCAATCCCGTCTGGCCGGGCGCCTGCAGGCAGCACGCAGCGAAGGCGTCAGCGTTGCTGCCTGGCTGGCAGTGCAAGCTGGCGGACGGGATTATTTGCTACCGCTGAATCAGGCAGGAGAAATCTTTCCCTGGACCGGCGTTCAGCCCGTCCCATACACACAGGCCTGGTTTCTGGGCATCGCCAATCTGCGCGGTGCTTTGATGGGGGTGGTGGACCTGGCTCAATTGCTGGGTCATGGAAATGTCCGCAATGAGCAGGAACTGATGGACTGCAGTCTGCTGGCCTTCAACCCTGCCCTGGAGGTCAACGCGGCTCTGCTGGTCGATCGTCTGCTGGGCCTGCGTGCCGCGGACGCGTTTTCCAAGGCCGAGCCTGCGCCTGAGCATTCCCCGAGTTTCTTCGGAGCCGTCCATATCGATGCGAGCGGCCGCCGCTGGCAGGAGCTGAAATTGCAGTCCCTGTCTCAAACCGCCAAATTTTTGAGCATTCGTGCTTGA
- a CDS encoding response regulator: MTIQKVLVVDDSKTELMALSDILQRQGMQVRTAENGEEAMKRLAEDKPDLILMDVVMPGQNGFQLTRAISRDPLYADVPIIMCTSKNQETDRVWGMRQGARGYITKPVDAAELQAKIAAL; encoded by the coding sequence ATGACAATCCAAAAAGTTCTGGTCGTTGACGATTCCAAGACGGAGCTGATGGCTCTGAGTGATATTTTGCAAAGGCAGGGCATGCAGGTGCGTACTGCGGAAAATGGCGAGGAAGCCATGAAGCGCCTGGCCGAAGACAAGCCCGACCTGATCCTGATGGATGTAGTCATGCCTGGACAGAACGGCTTCCAGCTGACGCGTGCCATTTCTCGCGATCCCCTGTATGCCGATGTGCCCATCATCATGTGCACCAGCAAGAATCAGGAAACCGATCGGGTCTGGGGCATGCGTCAGGGCGCACGTGGCTATATCACCAAGCCCGTGGATGCCGCCGAGCTCCAAGCCAAGATCGCAGCGCTATAA
- the hemL gene encoding glutamate-1-semialdehyde 2,1-aminomutase, translating to MTQNTDLNIALFERAKGVIPGGVNSPVRAFAAVGGTPRFVKRAQGAYFWDQNDQQFTDYIGSWGPMILGHGHPEVVEAVQAAVLEGFSFGAPTEREVVLAEKIRSLVPSMDMVRLVSSGTEAGMSALRLARGYTGRNKIIKFNGCYHGHADALLVKAGSGLATFGASSSAGVPADVAKDTIVLEYNDVAQLEEAFAKMGSDIACVIMEPIAGNMNFVRASVDFTRRISELTREHGALLVYDEVMTGFRVALGSAQSLYAREIEGFAPDITVMGKVIGGGMPMAAFGARREIMEKLSPLGPVYQAGTLSGNPIATACGLKTLELISRPGFHAELHLKTGHLMQGLKAEANAAGIPFSVDWQGGLFGFYFLPELPTHYAQVMKTDGKVFNKFYHGMLERGHYFAPALYEAGFVSAAHSDEDIERTIEAAREVFKTL from the coding sequence ATGACACAAAACACTGATCTGAATATCGCATTGTTCGAACGCGCCAAGGGCGTGATCCCCGGCGGCGTGAACTCGCCCGTGCGCGCTTTTGCCGCCGTGGGCGGCACGCCTCGCTTTGTGAAGCGCGCCCAGGGCGCCTATTTCTGGGACCAGAACGATCAGCAGTTCACCGACTACATCGGAAGCTGGGGCCCCATGATTCTGGGCCACGGCCACCCCGAAGTGGTCGAGGCCGTGCAGGCCGCCGTGCTCGAAGGCTTCAGCTTCGGCGCCCCCACCGAACGTGAAGTCGTGCTGGCCGAGAAGATTCGCTCCCTCGTGCCCAGCATGGACATGGTGCGCCTGGTCAGCTCCGGCACCGAAGCCGGCATGAGCGCGCTGCGCCTGGCGCGCGGCTACACCGGCCGCAACAAGATCATCAAGTTCAACGGCTGCTACCACGGCCATGCGGATGCCCTGCTGGTCAAGGCCGGCTCGGGTCTGGCCACCTTCGGCGCCTCTTCCTCGGCAGGTGTGCCTGCCGATGTGGCCAAGGACACCATCGTGCTGGAGTACAACGACGTTGCCCAGCTCGAAGAGGCCTTTGCCAAGATGGGCAGCGACATTGCCTGCGTCATCATGGAGCCGATTGCCGGCAATATGAACTTTGTGCGCGCCTCGGTAGACTTCACCCGTCGCATCAGCGAGCTGACCCGCGAGCATGGCGCGCTGCTGGTGTATGACGAAGTCATGACGGGCTTTCGCGTGGCCCTGGGCAGCGCACAAAGCCTGTATGCCAGGGAAATCGAAGGCTTTGCGCCCGACATCACCGTGATGGGCAAGGTCATAGGCGGCGGCATGCCCATGGCGGCCTTCGGTGCCCGCCGCGAGATCATGGAAAAGCTCTCGCCGCTGGGCCCCGTCTACCAGGCCGGTACGCTGTCAGGCAACCCCATTGCCACGGCCTGCGGCCTGAAGACGCTGGAGCTGATCAGCCGTCCCGGCTTCCACGCCGAGCTTCACCTCAAGACCGGCCACCTGATGCAGGGCCTGAAGGCCGAAGCCAATGCCGCCGGCATTCCCTTCAGCGTGGACTGGCAAGGCGGACTGTTCGGCTTCTATTTCCTGCCCGAGCTGCCCACGCACTACGCCCAGGTCATGAAGACCGACGGCAAGGTCTTCAACAAGTTCTACCACGGCATGCTGGAGCGCGGTCATTACTTTGCTCCGGCGCTGTATGAGGCAGGCTTTGTCAGCGCGGCGCACAGCGACGAAGACATCGAACGCACCATCGAAGCGGCACGCGAAGTCTTCAAGACACTGTAA